The genomic region agatatagatttggGGTTGGCAGAGTTGGTTGAAAGCATAGTTGTCGATAAGCCGgtattagtttcattctctctatTCAAAAATCCAATATCCGAAACTGGTAAATCAAACAGTGTAGGCACATTTCTATAAATAAGAGATGTCTCATCCGGTTGAGCTGTCACAATCAGCCTTTCTTTTCCTTTCTTAGTAACAGATCACATGACTGTATTAAAACCTTAAGAAATCAAGGTTAAGCTAAATCATTGCCTGAAAGTGGAGCTCGCATTATACGCCTTGACCCCCACATTTTTTTGAATCATTCCACCATATATATTGTTATATAAAATAAGTCCCATAACTTCCTCATTCAGAAAGCCATAGTAGGCATTACGTTAGTGCATTCTTAGGCGAGCAGTGGCTTATATCACCCCTATTTTGTTTGGACCTTATTCCTGTTTTAGGCATGGGACCTAACAGGGGTTGATCGGAGTTGAGCATTCCAATATAACTCCCCTTCAGACGACTTTTCTGCGCTTGCCCAACAACTTTGGTTTTATGGACCAGGACCAATTTAAGCTTAGACCATGGTCAAGTCATAACTGATTGGATAACATTCTCTTAAGCACCTGCAAAACTCTATAATGTGGATGATCAAATGTAGCTTCCGATGTGTATGAGAAGGAAGCGTCTCACATGACTCTTACATAGAAACCAACATGGTCTATGAATTAGCATGAACTGTTTATTGAATTTGGTTGCCCTTGTAAAGCGACCGTGAAGAGAGTAGCAAAAGAAGCCCATGAAACATATCGATTTTTTTCCTGACTAGCAAGTGGATAGGCTCAGATGGCATAGTTGATGTGTTCTGATATATTTCTTTTATTTGCCTTTTTTGTCTTTGTCTCAGGGGATTGATGACTTTCCTCTACAGTGACGGAACCACGGAGGCTGGTAAAATAAGAAGGAAACATGCCTGCGTACAGTTGGTAATAGAACCCACTAGAGATCATTCAATCGGACGTCCTCCACAAAGTAAAACTAGAGTAAGTGGCGTAAGATAAGATACATGTTCACTTTCATCGACCAATATACCTGAAATTCCTATACTTAAAGTCGAGAGCTAGAGAGAGTAAATGAGACGTTTAAAGGATGAAGCTAAAGCTTCCTTTGCCTTCCTTGGCCACTAGGGAGTCATCAAAGTCTAAGTCCATACACTTTCTAGCTAGTATTGAATCATGGAAGATTCGATTCTATTTTTGTATGTCTCCCAAGGGATCCAATCAGAAGGAAGTCCCTCGCTTCGCTCATGATAGTCGGTTGAGTCCCCTTTTTCTTTTTCGTTGAGTTTCTCCTCTCCTCCGTTCCTTGTCTCCGATCTGATTGATTTGCATCTTCACGGAAGCGCTTGGTTTGCCCCTTACTATAACCATCCCACTCAATCTTTTACACCAATGTTTCATATTCTCTCAACCAGGTCATGATATGAAATACTGCCAAATCTTTCCGAAATGAGAGAAGAATGAAAGGCACACTATAACTAACTGCTGAAAAAGCCAAGATTAGCGCTAAGAAAGAACCCTAGTTTAAGTACCAGCATTTCACCCCAACATTTTTGTACTTCAAAATGCTTTCCCCCGCTTCCTACTTGCGTTAGTCAGACATGGCTTATGTAGTGGTGGCACTCCTACGTGCTCCAACCGATCCTCATTGGAGATTATATGAAAGCTCTTGAAAACTGTCGTGACGCTTTGTTGACGAAGGTCATCACAGTGACTATGGAAGGATTTCCCGGTAGTCGTTTCATGGGAAAAAACATCACAATTTCACAAATTCAAGGTGGGCCAAGGATCTAAAAACGGAGAAGTTAATATACACAGTGTTGTACCACCGCACAAAACATGATAAAGCCACCAAAGGCCAAACTAACCTAAATGTGATGACTTCGACAACACTCTCACCTCGACGATGACATGTACTGATCCAACTAAACACAATGGTTGTGACGGCGTGTGCAATTTGCAGTTTTCATGGGTATTCATCTTTTGCAGTGCTTTGCCAAAAAAAAGTCAAGTTTTTCCCCTTTCTACATGATTTAAACATATTATTTATACTGTACTATTATAGGGTGTAAAACGGAGGACCAAAATACCCTTGTTGCCCACATGATGTCAAAGCTGGCCAAATGGCCCGGGCCGGCCTATCGTAAATGTGCCTGTCACGACATGGCCTGCCGGGGCATGATTACTATACAGGTCATGCCGTGCTGGCCTGCGTGCTACAGCCTGCAACCCAGGCACGACCCAGTTGCTAATCGGGCCGGCCCGCCGGCCCGCTGGCCCGCCTGCTGTTTAGCCTACTGGGattttttggtcctatttttaccTACCGGGCTAGTATTGAACCCTAGCCCCCGATCCCCATTTCCTAGCCCCTTCTCTTCCTCTCCCACGGCGGCGCACGAACACGCAGCAGTCGCCGAtcctgagagagagagaaaagagaagcTCAAACCGAATCCCCACCCGACCACCCAGATGGCACCGCCGGCGACGTCCATGGCCGATATACCGGATGTGATGCTCGAGGAAATCTTCCTCCGCCTCACCGCTGCCGAAGACCTCGCCCGCGCCTCCACCACCTGCCCCTCCTTCCGCCGTGTCATCGCCGACCACGCCTTCCTGCGCCGGTACCGCGCTCTCCACCCGCCGCCTCTCATCGGCCTGCTCCAAGACACCTtcagcccagcccagccaccgcacCCCTCGGCCGTCGCCGCTCGCGCCTTCCTTGGCTTCGACTTCTCCTGCTCATCCCTCCTCCCATCCACCCCCGGCCATACCTGGCGTCCAGTTGATTTCTTTGACGGACGCGCCCTCCTCGCCGGCCCCGCGGACAAAGAAGACCGCCAATTTTGGGTCAGGGACCTCGCTGTGTGCGACCCCATTCACCACCGCTATGTCCTGCTGCCCGCCGTTCCAGACGACCTGAAAGCGCTGGCACCTCAGCTGGACCTCCTCAATCTGGAGGCCTTCCTTGCTCCTGGCCAGAATGAGGACCCTTTATCATTCAGGGTGATGTGCGTGGCGCAATGCACAACCAAACTGCTCATTCTTGTCTTCTACTCCTCTTTGGGTGGACAAGGACAGTGGCATGCTCATACATTTGATCAATGGAGTGGTCAGGCTACATCTGCTTCCGATGGTTCATTTATCCACTCTCATGGTGGGTTGTCCAATCGTCAATTCGTCCACGGATGCTTCTATTGGCATTTGCATTTTCGGAACGAGTTGCTTGTGCTGGACGTGCGTGCAATGGAGTTGTCCGCCATCGACCTCCCACCTGAACGAGGGACTAACAGTTTTGTCCTTGTTGAGCCAGCAGAAGGGATGCTCGGAATGCTCACTGAAGGCTATGGCGAGGACAACGATAGTGACCCATTTTGGCTCACGTATTCCATTCTGAGAAATAACCAATGGCACTTTAACAAGGTCATCCAATTGCCAGTAAACGATGCTGCTCTTGTTGGTGTAGCCGGGGGATACCTGCTCCTAGAAGCGTTGTACACCACAACTGCACAAGAGGCGCTGAAATTTGGATGCTTTTCCGTGGACGTCAAGACATTGCAGGTCGAGTTTTTCGCTGAGCTTATATGCTCGACTATATGCTGGTTTCCCACCATCATTGTGTGCACCAACTATTTGAAGCGGTGAGCGTCTTATCTCTTACTCTTTGCTTACTCTTATTTAATTTGGTATTCGTGTTTGTTATACAGCAAATAGCAATGTGTTGCAGGGATTTGTTTGAAGATAACATGCTTTGCCACTTTGCTCCTTATATGCTTGCAAACAGTGCTGATTATGGATGCAGCCAAGTCATATCTTGCCCAGCATTTGTCGTGTATTAATACTAACCTTGTCTGCAGTTTAATACTAACCTCTGTACaaaaatgtaagacatttttggttttgctttcttttcttcttcttgttttgcATAAAAATGTCTTACATTTTTTTATGGAGGGAGTAGCAAACCCAACCCCTTGTTTGTAGGACTGTCAAAGACGATGAGGTAGTTCTGCCAGTTCGTTTTTACATGGTTACAAACACTCGCTGTTTACAAAGCCCTTGAATCTCTAAAAGGGGAATTGCAAGCCGAAGCGTGAGCGATTCGAGATGGCCTAACAAAGGAGGTGGAATCATTGTTTGGCAGGGCGAGGAGCAGACACTCACTGAAGATCCTCATGTGGGCGATGGATCAGGCCAATTCGTCGGTGAGGGTGACGACGCAGAGGTGGGCGGCGTTCATCTCGTTCGACACCACTCCATTGGCTCTGGCTATGCGGGCATGGACACTCCGATTCCACGAGACGGTGCTAGCCCTTCTAGCGCCGGCGTCGGCTCTGGCCCCGATTTGTGATCCAGGACGGGCTGGTGGTGACTCGCATGCCAGCGATGGTGCCCCAGACCGCTCCACCTCGGCGTTCCACCCAACTGGCACCACCCCCAGCAACTCCGACCCCCCGCCACTCGGCGCAACTCATGGGAAATGATGCATGAATTCTACGCTAGCCAGCAACCGCTTCTGGATGCTGGCTAGCGAGGATTCAGGTGACGAttctgacggggggggggggggggggcgttagtGGCTCCAAAGTAGGTATGGATTTCCCAGATCGTATTGATTCTCATTACAATATGAAAATGCAACGTGGTCGTATCAGAGGAGCGAATCATAGAACTAAAACTCAAATGAACGAACGTGTTCAGAGTTTGCTACTtaaaaatgcagaacaaaaaataGAGGATGAACAGATTGGGGGGTGCTGTAGATTGTCAGAATGATCTCCCGTCTGTCAATTCTCCCGATTGGGGAAGATACCATAACAAAAAAAAATGATTTAGCAATGATAAAAATTAAGCATCTCATTCCCAAAGCTTGTGATTTATGTCGTCTTCCTAGATATTTGATGGATATAGAAGGGGACGATGATTTCACTAGAAATGTATTAGAGGAAAAAAATATGTATCACAGATGTTGAGATTGAAAAGATCAGGATGACTGACATAATACCACCAATGAGATGTTGGAGGTTTTTTCTTCTGAGCTCAATTGGGAGGGGGATTCACATATTTGAGATCTGTAGCTTGAGAAGTGACAGCGGATTGGGCCTAGGAACTACTGATGAGGGCTTTGGGCCTACTAGCACTGGGCCTAGTGGGATGCCTTGGTGTGGAGGCCCAGATAAAACTGGGTGGCTGGGGGTATTTAACACCTGGACTTCGCTCCCTCGCTCGTCGGAGCCACACTTCTTGTCATCACCAAATGCTAACGAGAGAGTGGCGGTGGATAGAGCTCGGagggaagaagtagaagaagatctGCTGACGGAAGAACCAAGGATGGCTGAGAGACAAGATAATTGGCGTCCAAGGATGAGGAGAGGTGGTTTGGGAGAGAGGGAACTCGTTTGGTACATTTTGGGGCAATTATAGCAGAGATTTCGGAAGGCAAGATCATAGAGACCCGGATAATTTCGACCGTAGAGAGAGAGATGGTGGTTTCAGAGGCAGATCTGGGACTAATAGTAGTGGATCTGGAAGCAAAGGGGATATAATTGGACAAGGGAATGATTTTGTTGGTTAGTTAGGCAAGAGGGTATAACTCTGTTAGATTTATGGGTCAGCAAGATAGTTTGCAATTTGGGCAGAATTGTTTTGGGGCTGGTAATGGATTTGTAGCAGGTAATTCAATTTTTCAACTGGTGGACATGGGAGCAATTTACAGATGCAAGGGGTTGGGGGTTGATGTTATGCCGAACCAGAATTACCCTCAAATGGTTCCTGTTGGCTTGGGTTTGGGCCAATTTGGATTTATGCATTAGGAGAAAATTACACAGCAATATCAGTATTTGCTTG from Triticum aestivum cultivar Chinese Spring chromosome 4A, IWGSC CS RefSeq v2.1, whole genome shotgun sequence harbors:
- the LOC123083465 gene encoding uncharacterized protein isoform X2, producing the protein MAPPATSMADIPDVMLEEIFLRLTAAEDLARASTTCPSFRRVIADHAFLRRYRALHPPPLIGLLQDTFSPAQPPHPSAVAARAFLGFDFSCSSLLPSTPGHTWRPVDFFDGRALLAGPADKEDRQFWVRDLAVCDPIHHRYVLLPAVPDDLKALAPQLDLLNLEAFLAPGQNEDPLSFRVMCVAQCTTKLLILVFYSSLGGQGQWHAHTFDQWSGQATSASDGSFIHSHGGLSNRQFVHGCFYWHLHFRNELLVLDVRAMELSAIDLPPERGTNSFVLVEPAEGMLGMLTEGYGEDNDSDPFWLTYSILRNNQWHFNKVIQLPVNDAALVGVAGGYLLLEALYTTTAQEALKFGCFSVDVKTLQVEFFAELICSTICWFPTIIVCTNYLKRNTLQEVS
- the LOC123083465 gene encoding uncharacterized protein isoform X1; its protein translation is MAPPATSMADIPDVMLEEIFLRLTAAEDLARASTTCPSFRRVIADHAFLRRYRALHPPPLIGLLQDTFSPAQPPHPSAVAARAFLGFDFSCSSLLPSTPGHTWRPVDFFDGRALLAGPADKEDRQFWVRDLAVCDPIHHRYVLLPAVPDDLKALAPQLDLLNLEAFLAPGQNEDPLSFRVMCVAQCTTKLLILVFYSSLGGQGQWHAHTFDQWSGQATSASDGSFIHSHGGLSNRQFVHGCFYWHLHFRNELLVLDVRAMELSAIDLPPERGTNSFVLVEPAEGMLGMLTEGYGEDNDSDPFWLTYSILRNNQWHFNKVIQLPVNDAALVGVAGGYLLLEALYTTTAQEALKFGCFSVDVKTLQVEFFAELICSTICWFPTIIVCTNYLKRARSRHSLKILMWAMDQANSSVRVTTQRWAAFISFDTTPLALAMRAWTLRFHETVLALLAPASALAPICDPGRAGGDSHASDGAPDRSTSAFHPTGTTPSNSDPPPLGATHGK